In Dryobates pubescens isolate bDryPub1 chromosome 31, bDryPub1.pri, whole genome shotgun sequence, one DNA window encodes the following:
- the ANK1 gene encoding ankyrin-1 isoform X6: MVVELLHKEIVLETTTKKGNTALHIAALAGQQDVVRELVNYGANVNAQSQKGFTPLYMAAQENHLEVVKFLLENGANQNVATEDGFTPLAVALQQGHENVVAHLINYGTKGKVRLPALHIAARNDDTRTAAVLLQNDPNADVLSKTGFTPLHIAAHYENLSVAQLLLNRGASVNFTPQNGITPLHIASRRGNIIMVRLLLDRGAQIETRTKDELTPLHCAARNGHVRIAEILLDHGAPIQAKTKNGLSPIHMAAQGDHLDCVRLLLQYSADIDDITLDHLTPLHVAAHCGHHRVAKLLLEKGAKPNSRALNGFTPLHIACKKNHIRVMELLLKTGASIDAVTESGLTPLHVAAFMGHLPIVKTLLQRGASPNVSNVKVETPLHMAARAGHMDVAKYLLQNKAKANAKAKDDQTPLHCAARIGHTGMVRLLLENNANPNLATTAGHTPLHITAREGHVDTALALLEKGASQTCMTKKGFTPLHVAAKYGKVDVAELLLERDAHPNAAGKNGLTPLHVAVHHNNLEIVKLLLPKGSSPHSSAWNGYTPLHIAAKQNQMEVASSLLQYGASANAESVQGVTPLHLASQEGHADMVALLFSKQANGDLGNKSGLTPLHLVAQEGHVLVADVLVKHGVTVDATTRMGYTPLHVASHYGNIKLVKFLLQHQADVNAKTKLGYTPLHQAAQQGHTDVVTLLLKHGASPNEISTNGTTPLAIARRLGYISVTDVLKIVTEETDLPAVGDKHRMSFPETVDEILDVSEDEGTAHVTVMEEELIAPKPRTPDPRDLEGRREMVEFVTTTTLEPTMESPAVLHVPCVPPETVVTRAEETEQPSKEFDEDSLIPSSPATETSDNISPVASPVHTGFLVSFMVDARGGSMRGSRHHGLRVVIPPRACAAPTRITCRLVKPQKLPAPPTLAEEEGLASRIIALGPAGAQFLSPVIVEIPHFASSGRGDRELVVLRSENGSVWKEHRNRHDDSYMDQLLSGMDEELESLEELDKKRVCRIITNDFPLYFVVMSRICQDCDMIGPEGGCLKSTLVPMVQATFPDNAVTKKVRLALQAQPVPDELVTKLLGNQATFSPIVTVEPRRRKFHRPIGLRIPLPPSWKDNPRDSGEGDTTSLRLLCSVIGGTAQAQWEDITGTTKLVYENECANFTTNVSARFWLADCPRTAEAVHFATLLYKELTAVPYMAKFVVFAKMNDAREGRLRCYCMTDDKVDKTLEQHENFTEVARSRDIEVVEGMPLHVELSGNLVPVKKATQPRSFLFQSFRENRLAIPIKVRDSSKEASGSLSFLRKAMKYEDLQHVLCHLNISIPPCSKGSGSEERRRTLTPLSLRERYSILSETSFGSLSSTDKADQKMVDIAEQLGLSWAELARELQFGVEDINRIRVENPNSLLEQSVALLNLWVSREGKGVKMESLYAALRNIDRGEIVSTLEGSGRQSRSLKGSWRYTDRDYSLSPSQMNGYASLQDELLSPASLHYTLPSPLRADQYWNEVAIMDAIPMAATEQDALMEMSDMQVWSSGLTPSLVTAEDSSLECSKAEDSDATSEGRFPGQLLADAHGPDHMGSMDLVEDDTVDSDAMNGLIDLLEQEEGQRPEGKMPAGDHQPGTGEQDPESEVSFVSVQQKVQARITASPTISHVMEKSTDRLRDWNAEGSFVSCLQDLTAGSWQEGVTRRLLQTHTIASGPQGQEQEQVLVPAVELIRVSSAEDSNWQQEADSRFFGQGNEVLHLPGEQVTEEQFTDDQGNIITKKVIRKVVHQLGPGDMDHRQEQEELILAGSLQDPQDLAAEDDHFINYSILQRDGLGAKEEVGVRVPKPEVSGGRMGAQIVKRASLKRGKQ, translated from the exons atggtggtggagctgctgcacaAGGAGATCGTTTTGGAGACAACGACCAAG AAGGgaaacacagccctgcacatcgctgccctggctgggcagcaggacgTGGTCCGGGAGCTGGTGAACTATGGAGCCAACGTCAATGCACAGTCACAG AAAGGCTTCACACCCCTCTACATGGCAGCACAGGAAAACCACCTGGAAGTCGTCAAGTTCTTGCTGGAAAACGGAGCCAACCAGAACGTAGCCACCGAG GACGGCTTCACGCCGCTGGCCGTGGCCCTGCAGCAAGGCCACGAGAACGTGGTGGCACACCTCATCAACTACGGCACGAAGGGCAAGGTGCGGCTGCCCGCGCTGCACATCGCCGCCCGCAACGACGACACTCGCACGGCCGCCGTGCTGCTGCAGAACGACCCCAACGCAGACGTCCTCTCCAAG aCGGGGTTCACTCCCTTGCACATCGCAGCTCACTACGAGAACCTCAGCGTGGCGCAGCTGCTGCTCAACCGCGGAGCCAGCGTCAACTTCACTCCTCAG AATGGGATCACTCCCCTGCACATAGCCTCTCGCCGGGGCAACATCATCATGGTGCGGCTGCTGCTGGACCGCGGGGCCCAGATCGAGACAAGGACCAAG gATGAGCTGACTCCTCTGCACTGTGCAGCTCGCAATGGACACGTGCGAATTGCAGAGATCCTGCTGGACCATGGGGCTCCCATTCAAGCCAAAACCAAG AACGGGCTGTCGCCCATCCACATGGCAGCGCAGGGAGACCACCTGGACTGCGtgcggctgctgctgcagtacaGCGCAGACATCGACGACATCACCCTGGACCACCTCACGCCCCTGCACGTGGCTGCACACTGCGGCCACCACCGCgtggccaagctgctgctggagaagggagcCAAGCCCAACTCCCGGGCCCTG AACGGCTTCACGCCCCTGCACATCGCCTGCAAGAAGAACCACATccgggtgatggagctgctgctcaagACAGGAGCCTCCATCGATGCTGTCACAGAG TCTGGCCTGACTCCCTTGCATGTGGCTGCCTTCATGGGGCACCTGCCCATTGTCAAGACCCTGCTGCAGCGTGGAGCCTCTCCTAATGTGTCCAATGTG AAAGTGGAGACACCCCTACACatggcagccagagctgggcacatgGATGTGGCAAAGTACCTGCTGCAGAACAAAGCCAAAGCCAATGCCAAGGCCAAG GATGATCAGACTCCTCTGCACTGTGCCGCACGCATCGGCCACACGGGCATGGTCAGACTCCTGCTGGAGAACAAtgccaaccccaacctggccaCCACAGCAGGGCACACACCCCTGCACATCACTGCCAGAGAGGGGCACGTGGacacagccctggccctgctggagaAGGGAGCCTCACAGACCTGCATGACCAAG AAAGGATTTACCCCTCTCCACGTTGCAGCCAAGTACGGGAAGGTGgatgtggcagagctgctgctggaacgCGATGCCCACCCCAacgcagcagggaag aaCGGGCTGACCCCGCTGCACGTGGCTGTGCACCACAACAACCTGGAGATCgtcaagctgctgcttcccaagggcagctccccacacagctcagcctgg aatGGGTACACCCCCCTGCACATCGCTGCCAAGCAGAACCAGATGGAggtggccagcagcctgctgcagtatGGAGCTTCTGCAAACGCTGAGTCCGTGCAGGGAGTCACCCCCCTGCACCTGGCATCCCAGGAGGGCCATGCAGACATGGTGGCACTGCTGTTCTCCAAACAAGCCAACGGTGACCTGGGCAACAAG AGTGGCCTCACTCCTCTCCACCTCGTGGCCCAAGAGGGGCATGTGCTGGTGGCTGATGTTCTGGTGAAGCATGGAGTCACGGTGGATGCAACAACCAGG ATGGGCTACACCCCGCTGCATGTGGCCAGCCACTATGGGAACATCAAGCTGGTGAAGTTTTtgctgcagcaccaggctgaTGTCAATGCCAAGACTAAG CTGGGTTACACCCCCCTGCACCAGGCAGCGCAGCAGGGCCACACAGACGTGGTGACATTGCTGCTGAAGCACGGAGCCTCTCCCAACGAGATCAGCACC aacGGCACCACTCCCCTGGCCATCGCACGGCGGCTGGGCTACATTTCTGTCACAGACGTGCTCAAGATCGTCACCGAGGAAACAGACCTCCCG gcagtcGGTGACAAGCACCGCATGAGCTTCCCGGAGACTGTGGACGAGATTCTGGACGTGTCAGAGGATGAAG GCACTGCTCATGTCACAGTAATGG AGGAGGAGCTGATTGCACCAAAGCCCAGGACACCTGATCCCAGGGacctggagggcaggagggagatggtggagtttgTGACTACAACAACACTGGAGCCAAC GATggagtctccagctgtgctgcacgTCCCCTGCGTCCCACCTGAGACTGTGgtgaccagagcagaggagactgAGCAG CCCTCCAAGGAGTTCGACGAGGACtcgctgatccccagcagccctgccaccgAGACCTCCGACAACATCAGCCCCGTGGCCAGCCCTGTGCACACAGG GTTCCTGGTGAGCTTCATGGTGGACGCCCGCGGAGGCTCCATGCGTGGCAGCCGGCACCACGGGCTGCGTGTGGTCATCCCGCCCCGCGCCTGCGCCGCGCCCACCCGCATCACCTGCCGCCTGGTGAAGCCCCAGAAGCTGCCTGCGCCCCCGACgctggctgaggaggaggggctggccagcaggatcatCGCCCTGGGGCCTGCCGGTGCCCAGTTCCTCAG CCCTGTGATCGTGGAGATCCCACACTTCGCCTCCTCGGGGCGCGGGGACcgggagctggtggtgctgcgCAGCGAGAATGGCTCCGTGTGGAAGGAGCACCGCAACCGCCACGACGACAGCTACATGGACCAGCTGCTCAGCGGCATGGACGAGG agctggagagcctggaggagctggacaAGAAGCGAGTCTGCCGCATCATCACCAACGACTTCCCTCTCTACTTCGTGGTCATGTCCCGGATTTGCCAGGACTGTGACATGATCGGCCCCGAGGGAGGCTGTCTGAAGAGCACActggtgcccatggtgcaggCCACCTTCCCGGACAACGCTGTCACCAAGAAAGTGAGGCTGGCCCTGCAG gcacagcccgtGCCCGACGAGCTGGTGACCAAGCTGCTGGGCAACCAGGCCACCTTCAGCCCCATTGTCACGGTGGAGCCGCGCCGGAGGAAGTTCCACCGCCCCATCGGCCTCCGCATCCCTCTGCCGCCATCCTGGAAGGACAACCCCCGGGACAGCGGCGAGGGCGACACCACCAGCCTGCGCCTGCTCTGCAGCGTCATCG ggGGGACAGCACAAGCCCAGTGGGAAGACATAACGGGGACCACAAAGCTGGTCTATGAAAATGAGTGTGCAAACTTCACCACCAACGTGTCTGCCAG GTTCTGGCTGGCGGACTGCCCGCGCACGGCCGAGGCGGTGCACTTCGCCACGCTGCTGTACAAGGAGCTGACAGCGGTGCCCTACATGGCCAAGTTCGTGGTGTTTGCCAAGATGAACGATGCCCGGGAGGGTCGCCTGCGCTGCTACTGCATGACTGACGACAAGGTTGACAAGACTCTAGAGCAGCACGAGAACTTCACCGAGGTGGCCCGCAGCAGGGACATTGAG gtgGTGGAGGGGATGCCTTTGCACGTTGAGCTCTCAGGGAACCTGGTGCCTGTCAAGAAGGCCACTCAGCCCCGCAGCTTCCTCTTCCAGTCCTTCCGGGAGAACCGCCTGGCCATCCCCATCAAG GTTCGGGACAGCAGCAAGGAGGCCAGCGGCTCCCTGTCGTTCTTGCGCAAGGCCATGAAATATGAGGACCTCCAGCATGTGCTCTGCCACCTCAACATCAGCATCCCACCCTGCAGCAAG GGAAGTGGCAgcgaggagaggaggaggacgCTGACGCCGCTGTCGCTGCGGGAGCGATACAGCATCCTGAGTGAGACCAGCTTCG gctctctgagcagcacagacaaGGCAGATCAGAAGATGGTTGACATAGCAGAACAGCTGGgcctcagctgggctg agctggcacGTGAGCTGCAGTTTGGGGTGGAGGACATCAACAGGATACGTGTGGAGAACCCCAactccctgctggagcagagcgtAGCCTTACTCAACCTCTGGGTCAGCCGTGAGGGCAAGGGTGTCAAGA TGGAGAGCCTGTACGCAGCGCTGAGGAACATCGACCGCGGCGAGATCGTCAGCACGCTGGAGGGCTCCGGCAGGCAGAGCCGCAGCCTGAAGGGGAGCTGGCGATACACCGACAGGGACTACTCCCTCTCGCCCTCCCAGATGAATG GTTACGCTTCGCTGCAGGACGagctgctgtcccctgcctccctgcatTACACGCTGCCATCCCCGCTGCGTGCCGACCAGTACTGGAATGAGGTGGCCATCATGGATGCTATCCCCATGGCTGCCACCGAGCAGGACGCCCTGATGGAGATGTCTGACATGCAGGTGTGGTCCTCGGGGCTCACACCCTCGCTGGTGACTGCTGAAGACTCCTCTCTGGAGTGCAGCAAGGCCGAGGACTCGGACGCCACGAGCGAAGGTcgcttcccagggcagctgctggcagatgcGCATGGCCCAGACCACATGGGCTCTATGGACCTGGTTGAGGATGACACAGTGGACTCAGATGCCATGAATGGCCTGATTGACCTTctagagcaggaggaggggcagaggccagagGGGAAGATGCCAGCCGGTGATCACCAGCCAGGGACTGGGGAGCAGGACCCGGAGAGTGAAGTCTCTTTTGTTTCAGTTCAGCAGAAGGTGCAAGCCAGGATCACAGCATCCCCCACCATTAGCCACGTCATGGAGAAGAGCACAGACAG gctgagggactGGAATGCAGAAGGCTCCTTTGTCTCCTGCCTACAGGACCTGACAGCGGGCTCCTGGCAGGAGGGGGTCACCCgaaggctgctgcagacacaCACCATAGCCTCCGGGCCACAGGGCCAGGAGCAAGAGCAGGTCCTGGTGCCAGCCGTGGAGCTGATTCgggtcagctctgcagaggacagcaactggcagcaggaggcagacagCCGCTTCTTTGGGCAG
- the ANK1 gene encoding ankyrin-1 isoform X5 — translation MPCLHYLRADAATSFLRAARSGNLDKALDHLRNGVDINTCNQNGLNALHLASKEGHVKMVVELLHKEIVLETTTKKGNTALHIAALAGQQDVVRELVNYGANVNAQSQKGFTPLYMAAQENHLEVVKFLLENGANQNVATEDGFTPLAVALQQGHENVVAHLINYGTKGKVRLPALHIAARNDDTRTAAVLLQNDPNADVLSKTGFTPLHIAAHYENLSVAQLLLNRGASVNFTPQNGITPLHIASRRGNIIMVRLLLDRGAQIETRTKDELTPLHCAARNGHVRIAEILLDHGAPIQAKTKNGLSPIHMAAQGDHLDCVRLLLQYSADIDDITLDHLTPLHVAAHCGHHRVAKLLLEKGAKPNSRALNGFTPLHIACKKNHIRVMELLLKTGASIDAVTESGLTPLHVAAFMGHLPIVKTLLQRGASPNVSNVKVETPLHMAARAGHMDVAKYLLQNKAKANAKAKDDQTPLHCAARIGHTGMVRLLLENNANPNLATTAGHTPLHITAREGHVDTALALLEKGASQTCMTKKGFTPLHVAAKYGKVDVAELLLERDAHPNAAGKNGLTPLHVAVHHNNLEIVKLLLPKGSSPHSSAWNGYTPLHIAAKQNQMEVASSLLQYGASANAESVQGVTPLHLASQEGHADMVALLFSKQANGDLGNKSGLTPLHLVAQEGHVLVADVLVKHGVTVDATTRMGYTPLHVASHYGNIKLVKFLLQHQADVNAKTKLGYTPLHQAAQQGHTDVVTLLLKHGASPNEISTNGTTPLAIARRLGYISVTDVLKIVTEETDLPAVGDKHRMSFPETVDEILDVSEDEGTAHVTVMEEELIAPKPRTPDPRDLEGRREMVEFVTTTTLEPTMESPAVLHVPCVPPETVVTRAEETEQPSKEFDEDSLIPSSPATETSDNISPVASPVHTGFLVSFMVDARGGSMRGSRHHGLRVVIPPRACAAPTRITCRLVKPQKLPAPPTLAEEEGLASRIIALGPAGAQFLSPVIVEIPHFASSGRGDRELVVLRSENGSVWKEHRNRHDDSYMDQLLSGMDEELESLEELDKKRVCRIITNDFPLYFVVMSRICQDCDMIGPEGGCLKSTLVPMVQATFPDNAVTKKVRLALQAQPVPDELVTKLLGNQATFSPIVTVEPRRRKFHRPIGLRIPLPPSWKDNPRDSGEGDTTSLRLLCSVIGGTAQAQWEDITGTTKLVYENECANFTTNVSARFWLADCPRTAEAVHFATLLYKELTAVPYMAKFVVFAKMNDAREGRLRCYCMTDDKVDKTLEQHENFTEVARSRDIEVVEGMPLHVELSGNLVPVKKATQPRSFLFQSFRENRLAIPIKVRDSSKEASGSLSFLRKAMKYEDLQHVLCHLNISIPPCSKGSGSEERRRTLTPLSLRERYSILSETSFGSLSSTDKADQKMVDIAEQLGLSWAELARELQFGVEDINRIRVENPNSLLEQSVALLNLWVSREGKGVKMESLYAALRNIDRGEIVSTLEGSGRQSRSLKGSWRYTDRDYSLSPSQMNGYASLQDELLSPASLHYTLPSPLRADQYWNEVAIMDAIPMAATEQDALMEMSDMQVWSSGLTPSLVTAEDSSLECSKAEDSDATSEGRFPGQLLADAHGPDHMGSMDLVEDDTVDSDAMNGLIDLLEQEEGQRPEGKMPAGDHQPGTGEQDPESEVSFVSVQQKVQARITASPTISHVMEKSTDRLRDWNAEGSFVSCLQDLTAGSWQEGVTRRLLQTHTIASGPQGQEQEQVLVPAVELIRVSSAEDSNWQQEADSRFFGQGNEVLHLPGEQVTEEQFTDDQGNIITKKVIRKVVHQLGPGDMDHRQEQEELILAGSLQDPQDLAAEDDHFINYSILQRDGLGAKEEVGVRVPKPEVSGGRMGAQIVKRASLKRGKQ, via the exons ATGCCATGCCTGCATTACTTGAGG GCTGATGCTGCAACCAGTTTCCTGAGAGCTGCAAGATCTGGGAATCTGGACAAAGCCTTGGATCACCTCAGGAATGGGGTAGATATTAACACCTGTAACCAG AATGGGCTGAATGCCTTGCACCTGGCCTCCAAGGAGGGCCACGTGAAAatggtggtggagctgctgcacaAGGAGATCGTTTTGGAGACAACGACCAAG AAGGgaaacacagccctgcacatcgctgccctggctgggcagcaggacgTGGTCCGGGAGCTGGTGAACTATGGAGCCAACGTCAATGCACAGTCACAG AAAGGCTTCACACCCCTCTACATGGCAGCACAGGAAAACCACCTGGAAGTCGTCAAGTTCTTGCTGGAAAACGGAGCCAACCAGAACGTAGCCACCGAG GACGGCTTCACGCCGCTGGCCGTGGCCCTGCAGCAAGGCCACGAGAACGTGGTGGCACACCTCATCAACTACGGCACGAAGGGCAAGGTGCGGCTGCCCGCGCTGCACATCGCCGCCCGCAACGACGACACTCGCACGGCCGCCGTGCTGCTGCAGAACGACCCCAACGCAGACGTCCTCTCCAAG aCGGGGTTCACTCCCTTGCACATCGCAGCTCACTACGAGAACCTCAGCGTGGCGCAGCTGCTGCTCAACCGCGGAGCCAGCGTCAACTTCACTCCTCAG AATGGGATCACTCCCCTGCACATAGCCTCTCGCCGGGGCAACATCATCATGGTGCGGCTGCTGCTGGACCGCGGGGCCCAGATCGAGACAAGGACCAAG gATGAGCTGACTCCTCTGCACTGTGCAGCTCGCAATGGACACGTGCGAATTGCAGAGATCCTGCTGGACCATGGGGCTCCCATTCAAGCCAAAACCAAG AACGGGCTGTCGCCCATCCACATGGCAGCGCAGGGAGACCACCTGGACTGCGtgcggctgctgctgcagtacaGCGCAGACATCGACGACATCACCCTGGACCACCTCACGCCCCTGCACGTGGCTGCACACTGCGGCCACCACCGCgtggccaagctgctgctggagaagggagcCAAGCCCAACTCCCGGGCCCTG AACGGCTTCACGCCCCTGCACATCGCCTGCAAGAAGAACCACATccgggtgatggagctgctgctcaagACAGGAGCCTCCATCGATGCTGTCACAGAG TCTGGCCTGACTCCCTTGCATGTGGCTGCCTTCATGGGGCACCTGCCCATTGTCAAGACCCTGCTGCAGCGTGGAGCCTCTCCTAATGTGTCCAATGTG AAAGTGGAGACACCCCTACACatggcagccagagctgggcacatgGATGTGGCAAAGTACCTGCTGCAGAACAAAGCCAAAGCCAATGCCAAGGCCAAG GATGATCAGACTCCTCTGCACTGTGCCGCACGCATCGGCCACACGGGCATGGTCAGACTCCTGCTGGAGAACAAtgccaaccccaacctggccaCCACAGCAGGGCACACACCCCTGCACATCACTGCCAGAGAGGGGCACGTGGacacagccctggccctgctggagaAGGGAGCCTCACAGACCTGCATGACCAAG AAAGGATTTACCCCTCTCCACGTTGCAGCCAAGTACGGGAAGGTGgatgtggcagagctgctgctggaacgCGATGCCCACCCCAacgcagcagggaag aaCGGGCTGACCCCGCTGCACGTGGCTGTGCACCACAACAACCTGGAGATCgtcaagctgctgcttcccaagggcagctccccacacagctcagcctgg aatGGGTACACCCCCCTGCACATCGCTGCCAAGCAGAACCAGATGGAggtggccagcagcctgctgcagtatGGAGCTTCTGCAAACGCTGAGTCCGTGCAGGGAGTCACCCCCCTGCACCTGGCATCCCAGGAGGGCCATGCAGACATGGTGGCACTGCTGTTCTCCAAACAAGCCAACGGTGACCTGGGCAACAAG AGTGGCCTCACTCCTCTCCACCTCGTGGCCCAAGAGGGGCATGTGCTGGTGGCTGATGTTCTGGTGAAGCATGGAGTCACGGTGGATGCAACAACCAGG ATGGGCTACACCCCGCTGCATGTGGCCAGCCACTATGGGAACATCAAGCTGGTGAAGTTTTtgctgcagcaccaggctgaTGTCAATGCCAAGACTAAG CTGGGTTACACCCCCCTGCACCAGGCAGCGCAGCAGGGCCACACAGACGTGGTGACATTGCTGCTGAAGCACGGAGCCTCTCCCAACGAGATCAGCACC aacGGCACCACTCCCCTGGCCATCGCACGGCGGCTGGGCTACATTTCTGTCACAGACGTGCTCAAGATCGTCACCGAGGAAACAGACCTCCCG gcagtcGGTGACAAGCACCGCATGAGCTTCCCGGAGACTGTGGACGAGATTCTGGACGTGTCAGAGGATGAAG GCACTGCTCATGTCACAGTAATGG AGGAGGAGCTGATTGCACCAAAGCCCAGGACACCTGATCCCAGGGacctggagggcaggagggagatggtggagtttgTGACTACAACAACACTGGAGCCAAC GATggagtctccagctgtgctgcacgTCCCCTGCGTCCCACCTGAGACTGTGgtgaccagagcagaggagactgAGCAG CCCTCCAAGGAGTTCGACGAGGACtcgctgatccccagcagccctgccaccgAGACCTCCGACAACATCAGCCCCGTGGCCAGCCCTGTGCACACAGG GTTCCTGGTGAGCTTCATGGTGGACGCCCGCGGAGGCTCCATGCGTGGCAGCCGGCACCACGGGCTGCGTGTGGTCATCCCGCCCCGCGCCTGCGCCGCGCCCACCCGCATCACCTGCCGCCTGGTGAAGCCCCAGAAGCTGCCTGCGCCCCCGACgctggctgaggaggaggggctggccagcaggatcatCGCCCTGGGGCCTGCCGGTGCCCAGTTCCTCAG CCCTGTGATCGTGGAGATCCCACACTTCGCCTCCTCGGGGCGCGGGGACcgggagctggtggtgctgcgCAGCGAGAATGGCTCCGTGTGGAAGGAGCACCGCAACCGCCACGACGACAGCTACATGGACCAGCTGCTCAGCGGCATGGACGAGG agctggagagcctggaggagctggacaAGAAGCGAGTCTGCCGCATCATCACCAACGACTTCCCTCTCTACTTCGTGGTCATGTCCCGGATTTGCCAGGACTGTGACATGATCGGCCCCGAGGGAGGCTGTCTGAAGAGCACActggtgcccatggtgcaggCCACCTTCCCGGACAACGCTGTCACCAAGAAAGTGAGGCTGGCCCTGCAG gcacagcccgtGCCCGACGAGCTGGTGACCAAGCTGCTGGGCAACCAGGCCACCTTCAGCCCCATTGTCACGGTGGAGCCGCGCCGGAGGAAGTTCCACCGCCCCATCGGCCTCCGCATCCCTCTGCCGCCATCCTGGAAGGACAACCCCCGGGACAGCGGCGAGGGCGACACCACCAGCCTGCGCCTGCTCTGCAGCGTCATCG ggGGGACAGCACAAGCCCAGTGGGAAGACATAACGGGGACCACAAAGCTGGTCTATGAAAATGAGTGTGCAAACTTCACCACCAACGTGTCTGCCAG GTTCTGGCTGGCGGACTGCCCGCGCACGGCCGAGGCGGTGCACTTCGCCACGCTGCTGTACAAGGAGCTGACAGCGGTGCCCTACATGGCCAAGTTCGTGGTGTTTGCCAAGATGAACGATGCCCGGGAGGGTCGCCTGCGCTGCTACTGCATGACTGACGACAAGGTTGACAAGACTCTAGAGCAGCACGAGAACTTCACCGAGGTGGCCCGCAGCAGGGACATTGAG gtgGTGGAGGGGATGCCTTTGCACGTTGAGCTCTCAGGGAACCTGGTGCCTGTCAAGAAGGCCACTCAGCCCCGCAGCTTCCTCTTCCAGTCCTTCCGGGAGAACCGCCTGGCCATCCCCATCAAG GTTCGGGACAGCAGCAAGGAGGCCAGCGGCTCCCTGTCGTTCTTGCGCAAGGCCATGAAATATGAGGACCTCCAGCATGTGCTCTGCCACCTCAACATCAGCATCCCACCCTGCAGCAAG GGAAGTGGCAgcgaggagaggaggaggacgCTGACGCCGCTGTCGCTGCGGGAGCGATACAGCATCCTGAGTGAGACCAGCTTCG gctctctgagcagcacagacaaGGCAGATCAGAAGATGGTTGACATAGCAGAACAGCTGGgcctcagctgggctg agctggcacGTGAGCTGCAGTTTGGGGTGGAGGACATCAACAGGATACGTGTGGAGAACCCCAactccctgctggagcagagcgtAGCCTTACTCAACCTCTGGGTCAGCCGTGAGGGCAAGGGTGTCAAGA TGGAGAGCCTGTACGCAGCGCTGAGGAACATCGACCGCGGCGAGATCGTCAGCACGCTGGAGGGCTCCGGCAGGCAGAGCCGCAGCCTGAAGGGGAGCTGGCGATACACCGACAGGGACTACTCCCTCTCGCCCTCCCAGATGAATG GTTACGCTTCGCTGCAGGACGagctgctgtcccctgcctccctgcatTACACGCTGCCATCCCCGCTGCGTGCCGACCAGTACTGGAATGAGGTGGCCATCATGGATGCTATCCCCATGGCTGCCACCGAGCAGGACGCCCTGATGGAGATGTCTGACATGCAGGTGTGGTCCTCGGGGCTCACACCCTCGCTGGTGACTGCTGAAGACTCCTCTCTGGAGTGCAGCAAGGCCGAGGACTCGGACGCCACGAGCGAAGGTcgcttcccagggcagctgctggcagatgcGCATGGCCCAGACCACATGGGCTCTATGGACCTGGTTGAGGATGACACAGTGGACTCAGATGCCATGAATGGCCTGATTGACCTTctagagcaggaggaggggcagaggccagagGGGAAGATGCCAGCCGGTGATCACCAGCCAGGGACTGGGGAGCAGGACCCGGAGAGTGAAGTCTCTTTTGTTTCAGTTCAGCAGAAGGTGCAAGCCAGGATCACAGCATCCCCCACCATTAGCCACGTCATGGAGAAGAGCACAGACAG gctgagggactGGAATGCAGAAGGCTCCTTTGTCTCCTGCCTACAGGACCTGACAGCGGGCTCCTGGCAGGAGGGGGTCACCCgaaggctgctgcagacacaCACCATAGCCTCCGGGCCACAGGGCCAGGAGCAAGAGCAGGTCCTGGTGCCAGCCGTGGAGCTGATTCgggtcagctctgcagaggacagcaactggcagcaggaggcagacagCCGCTTCTTTGGGCAG